The following are from one region of the Phormidium sp. PBR-2020 genome:
- a CDS encoding alpha/beta hydrolase: MTKLLSPSLGRTLAAGAGAMLLLWSAPAEALETIIIRYNQDEVTVTLDDIINFGRTGDLPELEQLLVDQEDILQDAVEDVLNVLQTALTEEVRLSSRLRQDIANFLNSSTGEFVVLQLNRVISSADDTDDIESLRSALINVYETNEFVSFLTLLEAYPERVVRVNATGLQGVVRDVDLFVNQIEPALNVIRDLLQDFVCEPRSQGHLPGESESASNPEVEGSGLQVYRSDSGLILEPSHSQFAQTPVH; this comes from the coding sequence ATGACTAAACTTCTATCCCCATCGCTCGGTCGTACCTTAGCCGCCGGTGCTGGAGCTATGCTTCTGCTGTGGAGCGCCCCCGCTGAAGCCCTTGAAACCATCATCATCCGCTACAACCAAGACGAAGTCACCGTCACCCTCGACGACATCATCAACTTCGGGCGCACTGGTGACCTCCCCGAACTCGAACAACTCCTAGTTGACCAGGAGGACATCCTGCAAGACGCCGTAGAGGATGTTCTCAACGTTTTACAAACCGCTCTCACGGAAGAGGTGCGCCTGAGTTCCCGTCTGCGTCAGGACATTGCCAACTTCCTCAACAGCAGCACCGGTGAATTTGTCGTGCTGCAACTCAACCGCGTCATCAGCAGTGCCGACGACACCGATGATATCGAGTCCTTGCGCAGTGCGCTGATTAACGTCTATGAGACCAACGAATTTGTCTCATTCCTGACCTTGCTCGAAGCCTATCCTGAGCGGGTCGTACGGGTCAACGCCACCGGGTTACAGGGCGTTGTCCGCGATGTCGATCTATTCGTCAACCAAATCGAGCCGGCCTTAAACGTGATTCGTGACTTGCTGCAAGACTTTGTCTGCGAACCTCGTAGCCAAGGCCATCTCCCCGGAGAGAGCGAATCTGCTTCAAATCCTGAGGTGGAGGGAAGCGGTCTACAGGTGTACCGTTCTGACTCGGGCTTAATCTTAGAACCCTCCCACTCCCAATTTGCCCAAACTCCTGTCCACTAA
- a CDS encoding cytochrome ubiquinol oxidase subunit I, with protein sequence MEFLQDTLVLSRMQFALTAIFHMLWPILTTGMAIYLVIVEGMWLRTRNPDYYHHARFWAKLYVLNFGIGVASGVPMEFQFGTNWGPFSEAVGDFFGSILGFEASMAFMLEAGFLGIMLFGWERVPPIMHYLATIMVAFGANLSTFWILTANSWMQTPAGGEVVDGKFVVSDYFQAIFNPFMINSVAHTFLATLETSLFVIGGISAWYLLRGRHPQFFNRSLKIALAATIAVAPLQIYVGHLNGEQVYERQPTKLAAMEAQWETIPAGQTAPWSVLALPNVAAERNDWELSIPNGLGYILELKPTLSKPVLGLKEWQPEDRPAMVGLVYYAFRVMVGVGFFFAALMGVTVIQWLRGKLSPEEIGQQRLLLWSWMFAGPLGYLAVESGWVVRCVGRQPWVVYGQIRTADAVSNVPPGNVVGSLTLFILVYSLLFVAALYFGSRIIRKGPNLDRPVPGAIRDLGTNPAEHSPDSRPAEAK encoded by the coding sequence ATGGAGTTTCTCCAAGACACATTAGTGTTATCGCGGATGCAATTCGCCTTAACCGCAATTTTTCATATGCTTTGGCCCATCCTGACCACCGGGATGGCCATTTACCTGGTTATCGTCGAAGGGATGTGGTTACGAACCCGCAACCCCGACTATTACCACCATGCTCGCTTTTGGGCCAAACTCTACGTCCTCAACTTCGGCATCGGCGTCGCCAGTGGCGTTCCCATGGAGTTTCAATTCGGCACCAACTGGGGTCCCTTTTCCGAAGCCGTCGGGGATTTCTTCGGCAGTATTCTCGGCTTTGAAGCTTCCATGGCCTTCATGCTAGAGGCCGGCTTCCTGGGAATCATGCTCTTCGGCTGGGAGCGAGTTCCCCCCATCATGCACTATCTTGCCACCATCATGGTGGCCTTTGGGGCCAACCTCTCCACCTTCTGGATTCTCACCGCCAACTCCTGGATGCAAACCCCCGCCGGTGGGGAAGTGGTGGATGGGAAATTTGTCGTCAGCGACTACTTCCAAGCCATTTTCAATCCCTTTATGATCAATAGTGTCGCCCATACCTTCCTGGCGACCCTGGAAACCTCCCTCTTTGTCATTGGTGGGATTAGTGCTTGGTATCTGCTGCGGGGACGCCATCCGCAATTCTTCAACCGTTCCCTGAAAATTGCCCTAGCCGCCACCATCGCCGTGGCCCCCCTACAAATCTATGTGGGACATCTCAACGGGGAACAAGTCTACGAACGACAACCGACGAAACTCGCGGCCATGGAAGCCCAATGGGAGACCATTCCCGCTGGACAAACCGCCCCTTGGAGTGTCCTGGCCCTGCCCAACGTCGCCGCTGAACGCAATGATTGGGAACTCTCGATTCCCAACGGCTTGGGCTATATCCTGGAACTGAAACCCACCCTCTCGAAACCGGTTCTGGGGTTAAAAGAATGGCAACCCGAAGACCGTCCGGCCATGGTGGGCTTAGTTTATTACGCCTTCCGCGTCATGGTTGGGGTAGGCTTCTTTTTCGCCGCTTTGATGGGAGTCACCGTGATTCAATGGCTGCGGGGTAAACTCAGCCCCGAGGAGATTGGCCAACAACGGCTGTTGCTGTGGAGTTGGATGTTTGCCGGTCCCCTGGGCTATTTGGCCGTAGAATCGGGCTGGGTGGTCCGCTGCGTCGGCCGACAGCCCTGGGTCGTCTATGGACAGATTCGCACCGCTGATGCCGTCTCCAACGTGCCACCGGGCAATGTGGTGGGGTCGCTGACGCTGTTTATTCTGGTCTATTCCCTGTTGTTTGTCGCCGCTCTCTATTTTGGAAGCCGCATCATCCGAAAAGGGCCAAATCTTGACCGTCCAGTTCCTGGGGCGATTAGGGATTTAGGGACGAACCCGGCCGAACATAGTCCCGATAGTCGTCCAGCGGAGGCAAAATAG
- the cydB gene encoding cytochrome d ubiquinol oxidase subunit II, giving the protein METLDLFLPQVWFAILALFLFLYVMLDGFDLGVGILSLTASTEERRGILMTSLSNVWDANETWLVLMGGALFGAFPLAYATILSALYIPILTMVFGFIFRAVAFEFREHANRKIFWNYAFGVGSFLASLGQGFALGGVLGGIEVDELGHFTGGTWDWLSPQSVLVALTLIQGYVLIGSTYLVLKTEGSLQATHRKTARIAAVTTLVGAVAITISTPIFVQYARQRLFDPPFIYIFAAIPLIGIFLIWRLWVSLYRERDVAPFVLTILIFLLTFVGLALVVFPFIIPTNITIYQAAASQSSLVFMLIFIGVLIPIMLFYNIYQYVVFRGKVTSSYYGE; this is encoded by the coding sequence ATGGAAACCTTAGATCTTTTTCTCCCGCAGGTTTGGTTTGCCATTTTGGCGCTGTTCCTGTTTCTCTATGTGATGCTCGATGGCTTCGATTTGGGGGTGGGGATTCTCTCCCTCACCGCTTCGACGGAGGAACGTCGCGGCATCTTAATGACCAGTTTGAGCAACGTTTGGGATGCCAATGAGACCTGGCTCGTATTGATGGGTGGGGCGCTATTTGGGGCGTTTCCCCTTGCCTATGCCACCATTCTCAGCGCCCTGTATATTCCTATTTTGACCATGGTCTTTGGCTTTATTTTCCGAGCCGTGGCCTTTGAGTTTCGGGAACACGCCAATCGTAAGATTTTTTGGAATTATGCCTTTGGTGTGGGCAGTTTTTTAGCCTCATTAGGCCAAGGGTTTGCCCTGGGTGGGGTATTAGGTGGAATTGAGGTGGATGAATTGGGTCATTTTACCGGTGGGACTTGGGATTGGCTCAGTCCTCAATCGGTGCTAGTGGCTTTAACCTTGATTCAGGGCTATGTGTTAATTGGCTCGACCTATTTAGTTTTGAAAACCGAGGGGTCGTTGCAAGCGACGCACCGCAAGACGGCTAGGATTGCTGCGGTAACCACTCTCGTGGGGGCAGTTGCGATTACGATTTCGACCCCGATTTTTGTGCAATACGCTCGACAACGGTTATTTGACCCGCCCTTTATCTATATTTTTGCCGCCATTCCTCTGATTGGGATTTTCTTGATTTGGCGCTTGTGGGTCAGTTTATATCGGGAGCGAGATGTGGCGCCATTTGTGTTGACGATTCTGATTTTCTTGTTGACGTTTGTGGGTTTGGCGTTGGTGGTGTTTCCCTTTATTATTCCCACCAATATCACGATTTACCAGGCGGCGGCGAGTCAGAGTTCGTTGGTGTTCATGCTGATTTTTATTGGGGTGTTGATTCCGATTATGTTGTTCTACAACATTTATCAGTATGTGGTGTTTCGGGGTAAGGTGACGAGTAGTTATTATGGGGAGTAA
- a CDS encoding Uma2 family endonuclease, with translation MLGVTSLRQIRLVPNSAMVMAAPSWAAYQHLLRDLGDNRPSRIAYAGGELEVRMPGVLHELLSRVLAAIVATLAEELGLEFNDFGSARLEDPSSQSAVEPDGCFYLQNAQQGQGFAVDISAIAPDLVIEVDIASRSQRRLPIYAALRVAEIWLYRQEQLQILRQVGGGYEPQVSSVAFPTVSARQLNQWLGLRQTGTDLTVIRAVR, from the coding sequence ATGCTAGGAGTCACGAGTCTCCGTCAAATCAGGTTAGTTCCCAATAGTGCCATGGTGATGGCGGCCCCAAGTTGGGCCGCCTATCAACATCTCTTACGGGATTTGGGGGACAATCGCCCCAGTCGGATTGCCTATGCTGGGGGAGAACTGGAGGTTCGGATGCCGGGTGTGTTGCACGAGCTACTCAGTCGAGTCTTGGCGGCGATTGTTGCCACCTTGGCGGAAGAGTTGGGGTTAGAGTTTAATGATTTTGGTTCGGCACGTTTGGAAGACCCCAGCTCCCAGAGTGCCGTTGAGCCAGATGGCTGTTTTTATCTGCAAAATGCGCAACAGGGCCAGGGATTCGCCGTGGATATCTCGGCCATTGCCCCGGATTTAGTGATTGAGGTGGATATTGCCAGTCGTTCCCAGCGTCGGCTCCCCATTTATGCGGCGTTGCGGGTTGCTGAGATTTGGCTGTATCGTCAGGAACAGTTACAGATTTTGCGACAGGTGGGGGGAGGGTATGAGCCTCAAGTGAGCAGTGTTGCCTTTCCGACGGTGAGTGCGAGGCAACTGAATCAGTGGTTAGGGTTGCGTCAGACGGGGACGGATTTAACGGTGATTCGTGCTGTACGATAG
- a CDS encoding formylglycine-generating enzyme family protein — protein MVQIPGGTFLMGSPQDELDNRENEQPQHSVTIPSFFMGRYPITQAQWRMVAGYPEVERELNPDPSRFKGENRPVEKVRWQDAVEFFQRLSRQSGRSYRLPSEAEWEYACRAGTQTPFHFGETLTDELANYDATEIYGRGVTGERRGKTTEVGQFPPNNFGLHDMHGNVWEWCQDDWHDDYKGAPEDGRAWVDDPPKNDRKVLRGGSWGNYPKSCRCAFRYDYTRDGFNDFRGFRVVCVPVVAGSAPRAMDFS, from the coding sequence ATGGTTCAGATTCCTGGGGGAACCTTCCTCATGGGGTCGCCCCAGGATGAGTTAGATAATCGAGAAAATGAACAGCCCCAACATTCTGTCACCATTCCCTCATTCTTTATGGGGCGCTATCCCATTACTCAAGCACAATGGCGCATGGTAGCTGGTTATCCAGAGGTAGAACGGGAACTTAACCCAGACCCGTCACGCTTTAAGGGAGAGAACCGTCCCGTTGAAAAGGTGCGTTGGCAGGATGCAGTTGAGTTTTTCCAGCGACTCTCACGGCAAAGCGGACGCAGCTACCGCCTCCCCAGTGAAGCGGAGTGGGAATATGCCTGTCGAGCTGGAACTCAAACCCCGTTTCATTTTGGCGAAACCCTGACCGATGAGTTGGCGAACTATGACGCTACAGAAATCTATGGTCGTGGTGTTACGGGTGAGCGCCGAGGTAAAACAACAGAGGTTGGACAGTTTCCCCCAAATAACTTTGGTTTACATGATATGCACGGCAATGTGTGGGAATGGTGTCAGGATGACTGGCACGATGACTATAAGGGGGCGCCAGAGGACGGGAGGGCTTGGGTTGATGACCCTCCTAAAAATGACCGGAAAGTACTGCGCGGCGGATCTTGGGGCAACTATCCCAAGAGTTGTCGTTGCGCCTTTCGCTACGACTATACGCGCGATGGCTTCAACGACTTCAGGGGTTTTCGGGTCGTGTGTGTGCCTGTGGTCGCGGGGTCTGCCCCCCGGGCGATGGACTTTTCTTAG
- a CDS encoding formylglycine-generating enzyme family protein, whose product MLPQSNPAHVAEVLMSRVFKRVSSMAPTLANAESLLYQVQSEPVRQQLLEQTELLETVDVIEQVSTYVARRLGKSMAQFKALLRHPQQARSEEAAFLQAFARVTGTVLRGLGDEFAALVPHPESQLIGAEVGTMLLEELDQDVPEGFPPLKVLEYETAFITEIKDMSKHMFKFEIATLTRNGGDWVIQRRQGEAEGYVEPLNNQVELEMILIPSGTFLMGAPKDESESEDSERPQHQVTVSEFFMGRYPVTQTQWRVVASYPVVERDLDPDPSRFKGDDLPVEQVSWLDAIEFCQRLSNQTGQLYRLPSEAEWEYACRAGTQTPFYFGETLSSDLANYDGTYGYNEGPKGIYYRSTTAVRTFPTNAWGLHDMHGNVWEWCQDDWHDNYDAAPVDGTAWVNANSRINRKVLRGGSWFADPRYCRSAIRDYFNASGYFYYGSGLRVVCVPVVAGPDPERGTHLSP is encoded by the coding sequence ATGTTGCCTCAGTCCAATCCGGCTCATGTGGCAGAAGTGTTGATGAGTCGTGTCTTTAAGCGGGTCAGTTCAATGGCCCCGACTCTGGCAAATGCTGAATCTCTGTTGTATCAGGTGCAGAGTGAACCCGTCCGGCAACAGTTGTTGGAGCAGACAGAACTGTTAGAGACGGTAGATGTCATTGAACAGGTGTCTACCTATGTTGCTCGGCGGCTGGGGAAATCGATGGCTCAATTTAAAGCCCTCTTGCGTCATCCCCAGCAGGCCAGATCCGAGGAAGCGGCGTTTCTTCAAGCATTTGCTAGGGTCACGGGGACGGTGTTACGTGGCTTAGGGGATGAGTTTGCTGCCCTCGTACCCCATCCTGAATCGCAACTGATAGGGGCAGAAGTTGGGACGATGCTGTTAGAGGAACTGGATCAAGATGTCCCAGAAGGGTTTCCTCCTCTCAAAGTTCTGGAGTATGAGACTGCCTTTATCACAGAGATTAAAGATATGTCAAAACATATGTTCAAGTTTGAGATCGCTACTCTAACTCGTAACGGCGGTGACTGGGTGATTCAGCGCCGCCAGGGGGAGGCAGAAGGCTATGTTGAACCTCTTAATAATCAGGTGGAATTAGAGATGATTTTGATTCCTTCCGGGACTTTCCTCATGGGAGCGCCAAAAGATGAATCTGAGAGCGAAGATAGCGAAAGACCTCAACATCAAGTGACTGTTTCTGAATTTTTCATGGGGCGTTATCCTGTGACACAAACCCAATGGCGCGTAGTTGCAAGCTATCCAGTTGTTGAACGTGACTTAGATCCTGACCCATCACGTTTTAAAGGCGATGATTTACCCGTTGAGCAAGTCAGTTGGCTTGATGCCATAGAGTTTTGTCAACGACTCTCTAATCAGACTGGACAACTCTATCGTCTCCCCAGTGAAGCGGAGTGGGAATATGCCTGTCGAGCCGGAACTCAGACACCCTTTTATTTTGGTGAAACTCTAAGCTCAGATCTGGCTAATTATGATGGGACTTATGGGTACAATGAGGGTCCTAAAGGTATTTATTATCGATCAACTACCGCAGTACGGACATTTCCCACCAATGCTTGGGGTTTACACGATATGCATGGCAATGTTTGGGAATGGTGTCAGGATGACTGGCATGATAACTATGACGCTGCGCCGGTAGATGGTACTGCTTGGGTGAATGCAAACTCTAGAATAAATCGCAAAGTACTGCGTGGCGGCTCCTGGTTCGCCGATCCAAGGTACTGTCGTAGTGCCATTCGCGACTACTTCAATGCGAGCGGTTACTTTTACTACGGTAGTGGTTTGCGAGTCGTGTGTGTGCCGGTGGTGGCGGGGCCTGACCCTGAGCGAGGGACTCATCTTAGTCCTTAA
- a CDS encoding MoxR family ATPase codes for MPDEVFQDNYQASSETRWQKIKNLAETDSRGKERGESFRIEEKDADIFNAVNAALYLRRPLLVTGKPGSGKTSLAYAIAYELKLGSVLSWSVNARSLLDDALYQYDAIARLQDAQLKREKAIGNYIRLGPVGTAFLPSALPRVLLIDEIDKCDINLPNDLLELFEEGRYDIPELVRRQDELTEPVTVATADRDVPASISQGRVFCYQFPLVVMTSNGERDFPPAFLRRCLRLRMPDPTQNKGALERIVEAHLKRGKDAQRWQRLEAEIGKIVDDFIAKGGQETADIATDQLLNAVYLLTREVKPDADERDRLQELLLKGLTEED; via the coding sequence ATGCCCGATGAGGTGTTCCAAGATAACTATCAAGCCAGCAGTGAAACCCGTTGGCAGAAAATTAAGAACTTGGCGGAAACCGACAGCCGAGGCAAGGAACGGGGGGAGAGTTTCCGCATTGAGGAGAAGGATGCCGATATTTTTAATGCCGTGAATGCGGCCCTCTATCTGCGTCGGCCGCTACTGGTGACTGGGAAACCGGGTTCCGGTAAGACCTCCCTGGCCTATGCGATCGCCTATGAGTTAAAACTAGGGTCTGTCTTGTCTTGGTCGGTCAATGCTCGATCGCTCCTCGATGACGCGCTCTATCAATATGATGCGATCGCCCGTCTCCAAGACGCTCAACTTAAACGCGAAAAAGCCATTGGCAACTATATTCGCCTCGGTCCCGTGGGAACGGCTTTTCTCCCCTCTGCCTTACCTCGGGTGCTACTGATTGATGAAATTGATAAGTGCGATATCAACTTACCCAATGACCTTCTGGAACTGTTTGAAGAAGGTCGCTATGACATCCCGGAACTGGTCCGCCGTCAAGATGAACTCACGGAACCGGTCACCGTGGCAACAGCGGATCGAGATGTGCCAGCATCCATTTCTCAAGGTCGGGTCTTTTGCTACCAATTTCCCCTCGTGGTCATGACCAGTAACGGTGAACGGGATTTTCCCCCAGCCTTTCTACGCCGCTGTTTACGCCTAAGAATGCCTGACCCCACCCAGAATAAAGGGGCATTAGAACGGATTGTGGAAGCACATCTGAAGCGGGGAAAGGATGCCCAGCGTTGGCAGCGACTAGAGGCAGAAATTGGCAAGATTGTGGATGACTTCATTGCCAAAGGGGGACAAGAAACCGCCGATATTGCCACCGATCAACTCCTCAATGCCGTGTATCTGCTCACGCGGGAAGTTAAACCGGATGCTGATGAGCGCGATCGCCTCCAAGAGTTGTTGTTAAAGGGACTTACTGAGGAGGATTAG
- a CDS encoding WD40 repeat domain-containing protein, whose translation MNQRRKYVETMLDMLHNKLSAFERELVLAASPTIKFELKQRIDNEIKPQIVRYEAEYQQLLSSDSSTPQPQLSSPQNKTLRDHSDLVKSVAISPLGQMLASGGADKTIKLWDLKTGNLLRTLTGHSSPIMSVKFSPDGMTLATSSNLETGSSNIKLWDVKTGELKTNIGGNLINFRSSCVAFSPDGEILASGNIDATVKLWKLRTGKLETTLKGHGWDVNSVEFSTDGRYLVSGGLDGAIKVWDWRNARLLKTFNRPSPEDFVGSLVSWFDSSVGSINSVAIHPNGNIIASGGSEQPIILWDISSEKITRTFTEHTGSVFSVCFSPNGQLLASGGNDNNVRIWDVTTGELRQTFNHLGPVYCVAFTPDGKTLVSGSGDTTVKIWEIED comes from the coding sequence ATGAATCAGCGTAGAAAATATGTAGAAACAATGCTCGATATGCTTCATAACAAGCTATCCGCTTTTGAGCGAGAACTGGTGTTAGCAGCCAGTCCTACTATAAAATTTGAACTCAAACAGCGTATTGACAATGAAATCAAACCCCAAATTGTACGTTATGAAGCTGAATATCAGCAGCTATTAAGTTCAGACTCTAGTACCCCCCAACCTCAACTGTCAAGTCCACAGAATAAAACCCTGCGGGATCATTCAGATCTAGTTAAATCTGTTGCCATTAGCCCATTGGGTCAAATGTTAGCCAGTGGCGGTGCTGATAAAACCATCAAGCTCTGGGACTTAAAAACTGGCAATCTTCTCCGCACCCTAACCGGTCATTCAAGCCCTATCATGTCAGTAAAATTTAGCCCAGATGGAATGACTTTAGCAACTTCAAGTAATTTAGAAACGGGTAGCAGCAATATCAAACTTTGGGATGTTAAAACAGGAGAGCTTAAAACAAATATCGGAGGCAATTTAATAAATTTCAGATCGAGCTGTGTTGCCTTCAGTCCCGATGGAGAAATCTTAGCAAGTGGCAATATTGATGCAACAGTTAAACTTTGGAAATTAAGAACCGGAAAACTTGAGACAACCCTCAAAGGTCATGGTTGGGATGTCAACTCAGTTGAGTTTAGTACGGATGGTCGCTATCTTGTCAGCGGTGGACTTGACGGCGCAATTAAAGTTTGGGATTGGCGTAACGCTCGATTGCTGAAGACATTTAATCGACCCTCTCCTGAAGATTTCGTCGGTTCTCTGGTTTCCTGGTTTGACTCATCGGTTGGATCAATTAATTCTGTTGCAATTCATCCAAATGGAAACATTATTGCCAGTGGTGGATCTGAACAACCTATTATTTTATGGGATATATCTAGCGAAAAAATCACGAGAACTTTCACAGAACATACGGGATCTGTTTTCTCTGTTTGTTTTAGCCCAAACGGTCAGTTACTTGCCAGTGGTGGCAATGACAATAACGTCAGAATTTGGGATGTTACAACTGGAGAACTGCGACAAACATTCAACCATTTAGGTCCGGTTTATTGCGTTGCATTTACTCCCGATGGAAAGACCCTTGTCAGTGGAAGTGGAGATACAACGGTGAAAATCTGGGAAATTGAGGATTAG
- a CDS encoding XisI protein, with protein MDTITADRQIVQQVISHYAKLRPSHGQIRLETVFDEKQDRYALMQVGWDRGRRVRGNLIYIVLRDGNVVIEYDGMEAGITQDLIDQGIPEERLVLAFLEDSPVTLSA; from the coding sequence ATGGATACCATAACCGCCGATCGCCAAATCGTCCAACAGGTTATCTCTCACTATGCCAAACTTCGTCCGTCTCATGGCCAAATCAGATTGGAGACGGTATTCGACGAGAAGCAAGATCGTTATGCACTAATGCAGGTGGGTTGGGATCGAGGTCGACGTGTTCGAGGCAATCTCATCTATATTGTCTTGCGTGACGGAAACGTCGTCATTGAGTACGATGGGATGGAAGCCGGAATTACTCAAGATTTGATTGACCAAGGGATTCCCGAAGAACGCCTGGTTCTCGCGTTTTTAGAAGACTCACCCGTCACCCTATCGGCTTAA
- a CDS encoding DUF2079 domain-containing protein, with product MGVTSLKNPWFRVAIAAAMVFFLVSLTITLHRYYTFYASYDQGIFNQVFWNNSHGRFFQSSLSSALSTNVVHQGEFPTVFYQRLGQHFTPALLFWLPIYSLFPSPVTLTVLQVVLVTAAGLVLYVLARQYLESPIAAFITLSFYCANAVLGPTWANFHDICQIPLFTFTLLLAMEKRWWGLFWGVAIAILLVREDAGIGLFGVGVYMVLSRRFPARGAVVCLLGFGYIVGLTNLVMPLFSEDISERFMMERFGQYAEGESATTLEILWGMLSQPFHVLQQIFTPFGRTISYLLGQWLPFAFVPAASGGAWAIAGFPLLKLFVAQGQSVLAINIRYAMTVVPGLCYGAILWWSVRPQVFKTPNIRRFWIFCLTLSVMVTIGGNPNRSLSFLIPDSIDPWVHVPITRQWRHAGAIYPLLAQVPEEASVAATTYIIPHLSSRREILRFPQMELLTDAGRVEKMDYILLDLWRLQTYQVAFRHDRARLAVMVPKLQRLSESGEYGILDWGDGVILLGKGQASNPEAVAAWEAWRSQYESENMAFYHSRD from the coding sequence ATGGGAGTTACGTCACTCAAAAATCCTTGGTTTCGAGTCGCGATCGCAGCAGCGATGGTGTTTTTCTTGGTGAGCCTCACCATTACACTCCATCGCTATTACACATTCTACGCCTCTTACGACCAAGGAATTTTTAACCAAGTGTTCTGGAATAACAGTCATGGACGGTTTTTCCAGAGTTCCCTCTCCTCCGCGTTATCCACCAATGTGGTCCACCAGGGGGAGTTCCCCACGGTGTTCTACCAACGCCTGGGCCAGCATTTCACGCCGGCGTTACTGTTTTGGCTTCCCATTTACAGCCTGTTTCCCTCCCCGGTGACGTTGACGGTGTTACAGGTGGTTTTGGTGACGGCGGCGGGATTGGTTCTCTATGTTCTGGCGCGACAGTACCTGGAATCGCCGATTGCGGCCTTTATTACCCTCAGTTTTTACTGCGCGAATGCGGTGTTGGGGCCGACTTGGGCAAATTTCCATGATATCTGTCAGATTCCTCTGTTTACCTTCACCCTGCTGTTGGCGATGGAGAAACGCTGGTGGGGGCTATTTTGGGGGGTTGCGATCGCCATCCTCTTGGTTCGCGAAGATGCGGGGATTGGCCTGTTTGGGGTGGGAGTCTATATGGTTCTCAGTCGTCGCTTCCCGGCCCGAGGTGCGGTGGTCTGTCTGTTGGGGTTTGGCTATATTGTGGGGTTAACCAATCTGGTGATGCCCTTATTTTCTGAGGATATTTCCGAGCGGTTTATGATGGAACGCTTCGGACAATACGCTGAGGGAGAGAGTGCAACCACGTTAGAGATTCTCTGGGGGATGCTGAGTCAGCCGTTTCATGTGCTTCAGCAGATATTTACTCCCTTTGGCCGCACCATCAGTTATTTATTAGGACAGTGGCTTCCCTTTGCGTTCGTTCCGGCGGCGTCCGGTGGGGCCTGGGCGATCGCCGGGTTTCCCTTATTAAAACTCTTTGTGGCCCAGGGACAGTCGGTGTTAGCGATTAATATCCGCTATGCGATGACGGTGGTTCCGGGACTCTGTTATGGGGCGATTCTTTGGTGGTCCGTGCGTCCGCAGGTGTTCAAAACTCCCAACATTCGCCGGTTTTGGATCTTCTGTCTCACTCTCTCGGTGATGGTGACCATTGGCGGAAACCCCAACCGCAGTTTATCGTTTCTGATTCCCGATTCCATTGACCCTTGGGTTCATGTTCCCATCACTCGCCAATGGCGTCATGCGGGGGCCATCTATCCTCTGTTGGCCCAAGTTCCTGAGGAGGCGAGTGTGGCGGCGACGACCTATATTATTCCCCATCTGTCCAGTCGTCGGGAGATTTTGCGCTTTCCCCAGATGGAGTTATTGACGGATGCGGGGCGGGTGGAGAAGATGGACTATATTTTGCTGGATTTGTGGCGTTTGCAAACCTATCAGGTGGCCTTCCGACACGATCGCGCGCGCTTGGCGGTGATGGTTCCCAAGTTGCAACGTCTGAGTGAGAGTGGGGAGTATGGGATTTTGGATTGGGGTGATGGGGTGATTTTATTGGGGAAAGGACAAGCCAGTAATCCTGAGGCGGTGGCGGCTTGGGAGGCGTGGCGATCGCAGTATGAGTCGGAGAATATGGCGTTTTATCATTCTCGGGATTAG